A window of the Bufo gargarizans isolate SCDJY-AF-19 chromosome 1, ASM1485885v1, whole genome shotgun sequence genome harbors these coding sequences:
- the GEMIN7 gene encoding gem-associated protein 7 isoform X1, giving the protein MSRDSSMSEKRVSEPPLLPQVPIIRLPRPPSPSGRGFDPSSPRALAHHGSDAESQKVRSTLRLHFLRSLLASSGLPVAFTLYQRVTVSAGRFNTCDIEGHNFQVSNLQTPLGVQSEALIRGPDIISYSFHL; this is encoded by the exons ATGTCACGTGACTCAAGCATGAGCGAGAAGAGAGTGAGT GAACCTCCACTTCTTCCTCAGGTTCCCATAATACGCCTTCCCCGGCCACCGTCTCCTTCTGGGCGTGGTTTTGATCCCTCCTCACCGCGGGCTTTGGCACATCATGGCTCTGATGCCGAAAGTCAGAAAGTCCGGTCTACTCTTCGCCTGCACTTTCTCCGCAGTCTTCTCGCCTCTTCAGGTCTTCCAGTTGCTTTCACACTTTACCAGCGTGTCACCGTTTCCGCCGGGcgatttaacacctgtgacataGAGGGACATAATTTTCAGGTCTCCAACCTGCAGACACCTCTTGGTGTGCAAAGTGAAGCGCTTATTCGTGGGCCAGATATTATTTCTTACTCCTTTCATCTGTAA
- the GEMIN7 gene encoding gem-associated protein 7 isoform X2: protein MSRDSSMSEKREPPLLPQVPIIRLPRPPSPSGRGFDPSSPRALAHHGSDAESQKVRSTLRLHFLRSLLASSGLPVAFTLYQRVTVSAGRFNTCDIEGHNFQVSNLQTPLGVQSEALIRGPDIISYSFHL, encoded by the exons ATGTCACGTGACTCAAGCATGAGCGAGAAGAGA GAACCTCCACTTCTTCCTCAGGTTCCCATAATACGCCTTCCCCGGCCACCGTCTCCTTCTGGGCGTGGTTTTGATCCCTCCTCACCGCGGGCTTTGGCACATCATGGCTCTGATGCCGAAAGTCAGAAAGTCCGGTCTACTCTTCGCCTGCACTTTCTCCGCAGTCTTCTCGCCTCTTCAGGTCTTCCAGTTGCTTTCACACTTTACCAGCGTGTCACCGTTTCCGCCGGGcgatttaacacctgtgacataGAGGGACATAATTTTCAGGTCTCCAACCTGCAGACACCTCTTGGTGTGCAAAGTGAAGCGCTTATTCGTGGGCCAGATATTATTTCTTACTCCTTTCATCTGTAA